The Populus alba chromosome 6, ASM523922v2, whole genome shotgun sequence genome contains a region encoding:
- the LOC118048497 gene encoding jasmonate-induced oxygenase 1: MMNCLQSWPEPVTRVQSLAASGIQAIPERYIKSPSHRPLLNDDVQEVNVPVIDFQNLFSGDRGLREEALCCVHNACREWGFFQVVNHGVNHELMKRTCEVWHEFFNLPLEVKQEYANTPATYEGYGSRVGVEKGASLDWSDYFFLHFMPLSLVNKNKWPAIPASCRELVAEYGSEVVRLCGKLMKVFSMNLGLQEDSLLNAFGGEENVGACLRVNYYPKCPQPDLTLGLSQHSDPGGMTLLLPDENVAGLQVRRKGSWLTVNPIPNAFIINIGDQIQVLSNAIYQSVEHRVIVNSNKDRLSLALFYNPKSDLLLEPCKELLTKDQPALYKPMTFDEYRLTIRIKGPCGKKQVESLKSPGQCN; encoded by the exons ATGATGAACTGCTTGCAGAGTTGGCCTGAACCAGTGACTCGAGTCCAATCTTTAGCAGCAAGTGGTATACAGGCAATCCCAGAGCGTTATATTAAGTCACCGTCCCATAGACCCTTACTAAACGACGACGTTCAGGAGGTCAATGTTCCTGTTATTGATTTCCAAAACTTATTCTCCGGTGACCGAGGCCTCCGCGAGGAAGCCCTCTGCTGCGTTCACAATGCCTGCCGTGAATGGGGGTTCTTTCAAGTAGTGAACCATGGTGTGAACCATGAACTCATGAAGAGGACTTGTGAGGTGTGGCATGAATTCTTTAACCTGCCATTAGAAGTGAAGCAGGAGTATGCCAACACTCCTGCAACGTACGAGGGGTATGGTAGCCGGGTGGGAGTGGAGAAGGGGGCAAGTCTTGACTGGAGTGATTATTTCTTCCTTCATTTTATGCCTCTTTCACTcgtaaacaaaaacaaatggccTGCAATCCCAGCTTCTTGCAG GGAATTGGTAGCTGAGTATGGCAGTGAAGTGGTCAGACTTTGTGGAAAGTTGATGAAGGTTTTCTCCATGAACCTTGGCCTGCAAGAGGACTCCCTCCTAAACGCTTTTGGTGGAGAAGAAAACGTCGGGGCATGCCTGAGGGTGAATTACTACCCCAAGTGTCCCCAGCCAGACCTTACACTAGGTCTCTCCCAACACTCTGACCCCGGTGGAATGACCCTTCTCCTGCCTGATGAAAATGTGGCTGGCCTACAAGTCCGCAGGAAGGGCAGCTGGCTCACTGTAAACCCGATCCCAAATGCCTTCATTATCAACATAGGGGATCAAATCCAG GTACTCAGCAATGCCATCTATCAGAGCGTGGAGCACAGGGTAATTGTGAATTCTAATAAAGATAGGCTCTCTCTCGCCCTTTTCTATAACCCCAAGAGCGACCTGCTCCTTGAACCATGCAAGGAACTGCTCACCAAGGACCAGCCAGCTCTCTACAAACCGATGACGTTTGATGAATACAGACTTACCATTAGGATAAAGGGTCCTTGTGGCAAGAAACAAGTAGAATCTTTAAAATCTCCTGGGCAATGTAATTAA